In Gemmatimonadaceae bacterium, the following proteins share a genomic window:
- the miaB gene encoding tRNA (N6-isopentenyl adenosine(37)-C2)-methylthiotransferase MiaB: MTSLLRSTVYIETYGCQMNVSDSELMLGKLAASGYDSVDAPEAADVILVNTCAIREHAEQRVMGRLGEMKSRMKPDAILGVTGCMAQRLGPELLKKAKHVSLVIGPDGYRSLPLMIERARQGGRASATDFDLEEHYEDFAPRRFDGVKAWIPVQRGCDYRCTYCIVPTTRGPERSRNLEQVVRETAEVVAQGMSEVVLLGQTVNSYTDGRHDFADLLRAVGSVSGIRRLRFTSPHPNDFSDRVIDAMAETTAVCEHVHLPMQSGSSRTLKRMLRRYTRDGYLECVRRLRDAIPGLSVTTDVIVGFPGESEMDFQETLSAVDEIGFDDAFTFKFSPREGTPATKMSASDTVPDNVASERLARLIKAVRDGMRERNILLLGQRREVLIEKEARRGGLLQARTRDFKTVIIPGEPAMIGQYVTAELTGTTGSTFTGSVVRQRAGLPMAH; encoded by the coding sequence ATGACATCCCTGCTTCGTTCGACGGTTTACATCGAAACTTACGGATGCCAGATGAATGTAAGTGACTCCGAGCTCATGCTCGGCAAGCTTGCTGCGTCCGGATACGATTCGGTGGATGCGCCCGAGGCAGCCGACGTGATTCTCGTCAATACCTGCGCGATCCGGGAACACGCCGAACAACGGGTGATGGGCCGGCTCGGCGAAATGAAGAGCAGGATGAAGCCCGACGCGATTCTCGGTGTAACCGGGTGCATGGCCCAGAGACTTGGACCAGAGCTGTTGAAAAAGGCAAAACACGTCAGCCTCGTTATCGGGCCTGACGGTTACCGATCGCTTCCGCTGATGATCGAACGCGCGCGGCAAGGTGGAAGGGCCAGTGCCACCGATTTCGATCTCGAGGAGCATTACGAGGATTTTGCGCCGCGACGGTTTGACGGAGTCAAGGCGTGGATCCCCGTGCAGCGCGGCTGTGATTATCGATGTACCTATTGCATCGTTCCGACTACCCGCGGCCCGGAGCGTAGTCGGAACCTCGAGCAGGTGGTTCGGGAGACTGCCGAGGTGGTCGCTCAGGGAATGTCGGAAGTCGTGCTGCTTGGGCAGACGGTGAATTCATACACTGACGGCCGCCACGACTTCGCCGATCTGCTGCGCGCTGTTGGTTCCGTATCGGGGATTCGCCGGCTGAGATTCACCAGCCCGCATCCGAACGATTTCAGCGATCGAGTCATTGATGCCATGGCTGAAACCACGGCGGTGTGCGAGCATGTTCATCTCCCGATGCAATCGGGCTCGAGCCGCACCCTCAAGCGAATGCTGAGGCGTTACACAAGGGACGGCTATCTCGAATGTGTGCGCCGCCTGCGCGATGCCATACCCGGCTTGTCCGTGACAACCGACGTCATCGTCGGTTTCCCAGGTGAAAGTGAAATGGATTTTCAGGAAACCCTGAGCGCCGTCGACGAAATCGGGTTCGACGATGCATTCACCTTCAAGTTTTCCCCTCGCGAGGGAACTCCCGCAACGAAAATGTCCGCAAGCGACACTGTCCCGGACAACGTTGCCAGCGAGCGGCTTGCCCGCCTGATCAAGGCCGTCCGGGACGGAATGCGGGAGCGAAACATTCTTCTGCTTGGCCAGCGCCGGGAAGTGCTCATCGAAAAGGAAGCGAGACGAGGCGGCCTCCTCCAGGCTCGTACAAGAGACTTCAAGACAGTCATCATTCCCGGCGAACCGGCGATGATCGGTCAATACGTAACCGCTGAGCTTACCGGGACCACCGGCTCGACGTTTACAGGGTCTGTCGTTCGCCAGCGTGCAGGCCTTCCGATGGCGCATTAA
- a CDS encoding DNA internalization-related competence protein ComEC/Rec2 → MAALCLVMAGGAVIAAISEKPLRPVGRVRTIAGSELTALERARRRATASIDHVFGPDAPMARALLIADQHDIPPEIRDRYATAGIIHMLSISGLHVAIIASAVTVVLQVARLPHAVASISSLAIIALYVALIGAPAPALRSGVMLAAVTASRISQRPVSPWAALALGAFVPLFSPRVVTDLGYQLSVVGIAGLIASGALSRRVLASRVEGVRLTIARDVLTSAIATVVTAPLIAWYFGRISLVAPFSNLAAGPVIAILQPTLFLALLLAPVPSIGAFVADAAHPLLRVFDGIAAIAAGLPYASVSVIPSLVSVVAAAVAVAALIWGCVSRYPLRPIVVAGGAFALIVWSPVVGLPYGGGMEMHVLDVGQGDAVLIRTDRGRWILFDAGRVWESGDAGRSVIIPYVMRRGGEVNAFVLSHAHADHVGGASTVMRAFRPQWFWDAAFVQGSAVYDMSLRTARESGVVWRRVHAGDRMQVDGVSVHFLAPDSAWTASLSDPNDASTVALVQFGSSRFLLVGDAEYEEERWLLRNAAADLRADVLKVGHHGSSTSSSDAFLSAVGPSLALISVGAGNVYGHPSRDVLAALARAGAEVARTDLDGTIVVRTNGRRITFETRGDRWDISPE, encoded by the coding sequence TTGGCGGCATTGTGCCTGGTGATGGCTGGAGGGGCGGTGATTGCTGCTATCTCGGAAAAGCCCTTACGGCCCGTTGGCAGGGTTCGAACGATCGCCGGGTCAGAACTGACAGCGCTGGAGCGGGCCAGACGGCGCGCGACCGCCTCGATCGACCATGTTTTTGGGCCCGACGCCCCGATGGCGCGTGCCCTCCTGATCGCGGATCAGCACGACATTCCGCCCGAGATACGGGACCGCTATGCTACTGCCGGAATCATACATATGCTTTCGATCTCTGGCCTGCACGTAGCAATTATCGCAAGCGCCGTCACAGTTGTGCTGCAGGTCGCCCGGCTTCCTCACGCTGTGGCGTCAATCTCATCACTCGCCATCATCGCGCTCTATGTAGCACTTATCGGCGCGCCTGCACCGGCCCTCAGATCGGGTGTGATGCTGGCCGCCGTCACCGCGTCGCGTATTAGTCAGCGACCGGTTTCCCCGTGGGCAGCCCTCGCGCTCGGGGCGTTCGTGCCGCTTTTCTCGCCGCGGGTCGTAACCGATCTCGGCTACCAGCTCAGCGTTGTGGGAATTGCGGGTCTGATCGCAAGTGGCGCCTTGTCGCGCCGGGTTCTGGCGAGCCGGGTGGAAGGCGTAAGGCTGACTATCGCACGCGATGTGCTGACATCGGCGATAGCAACGGTGGTGACGGCCCCTCTCATCGCCTGGTATTTCGGCAGGATCAGTCTGGTTGCCCCCTTTTCGAATCTCGCTGCAGGGCCGGTCATCGCGATCCTTCAACCCACGCTTTTTCTCGCTCTCCTGCTGGCGCCCGTCCCATCCATCGGTGCGTTCGTCGCCGACGCCGCGCACCCGCTGCTCCGCGTTTTCGACGGGATTGCCGCGATCGCGGCAGGGCTCCCCTACGCTTCGGTAAGCGTTATTCCGTCACTGGTATCGGTGGTAGCGGCCGCTGTCGCGGTCGCGGCACTGATCTGGGGTTGTGTTTCGCGCTATCCCCTCCGGCCCATCGTTGTAGCCGGTGGAGCATTTGCACTGATCGTGTGGAGTCCTGTGGTTGGGTTACCATACGGGGGCGGCATGGAAATGCACGTCCTCGATGTGGGGCAGGGGGATGCCGTCCTCATCCGGACTGATCGTGGCCGCTGGATACTCTTCGATGCCGGACGGGTATGGGAGAGCGGGGACGCCGGGCGCTCGGTGATCATTCCGTACGTGATGCGGCGAGGTGGAGAGGTCAATGCGTTTGTGTTGTCGCATGCGCACGCCGATCATGTTGGCGGGGCTTCCACCGTCATGCGTGCTTTCCGTCCTCAATGGTTCTGGGATGCTGCCTTCGTCCAGGGAAGTGCTGTCTACGATATGTCGCTTCGCACGGCTCGAGAGTCAGGCGTCGTCTGGAGACGGGTCCACGCGGGAGACCGCATGCAGGTCGACGGCGTGAGCGTGCATTTTCTCGCTCCCGACTCAGCCTGGACAGCATCTCTCTCCGATCCCAACGACGCAAGCACGGTTGCTCTTGTACAGTTCGGATCATCCCGTTTCCTTCTTGTAGGGGATGCGGAATATGAAGAGGAGCGGTGGCTGCTCCGGAATGCCGCGGCCGACCTGCGCGCCGATGTCCTGAAGGTAGGCCACCACGGCAGCTCGACCAGCAGCAGCGACGCATTTCTATCGGCCGTAGGTCCGTCGCTTGCCCTCATCTCGGT